A genomic window from Silene latifolia isolate original U9 population chromosome Y, ASM4854445v1, whole genome shotgun sequence includes:
- the LOC141632141 gene encoding uncharacterized protein LOC141632141, giving the protein MAITMEVEYGSCGNLECSEYISLNTMLMVYAFNGIHERAPLWEHLRKITGQVHEPWAIAGDFNCVMSVNERIRGNATAAEMDPFRGCMEDCEVVDIAAIGSLYTWNNKQRLEERIYSRLDRFLVNKEWCDHFPDLYTHFLPEGYFDHSPCLIGSNQRMKGKNSFKYFNMWGSSKDFLNIVRQVWLQNIWGSPMYRLVNKLKCLKPELLELNRDGFSDIEQNTSILQKKVEGLQKQLGQDPTNLALIQQEYEASQELK; this is encoded by the exons ATGGCTATCACAATGGAGGTAGAATATGGATCCTGTGGAAACCTAGAATGTTCAGAGTACATTTCATTGAATACAATGCTCA TGGTCTATGCTTTTAATGGGATTCATGAGAGGGCTCCTCTATGGGAACATTTAAGAAAGATTACAGGTCAGGTTCATGAACCATGGGCCATAGCAGGTGACTTTAACTGTGTTATGTCTGTAAATGAGAGGATTAGAGGGAATGCTACAGCTGCTGAAATGGACCCTTTCAGGGGGTGTATGGAGGACTGTGAGGTAGTGGACATAGCTGCTATAGGGTCTCTATATACTTGGAACAATAAACAAAGGCTAGAGGAGAGAATCTATAGTAGACTTGATAGATTTCTTGTCAACAAAGAATGGTGTGACCATTTCCCTGATCTGTACACCCACTTCCTTCCAGAAGGTTATTTTGACCACTCACCTTGCTTGATTGGGAGTAATCAAAGAATGAAAGGCAAAAACAGTttcaagtattttaatatgtggggcaGTTCAAAGGATTTCTTAAATATAGTAAGGCAGGTTTGGCTTCAAAACATCTGGGGTTCTCCTATGTACAGACTGGTTAACAAATTAAAGTGCTTAAAGCCTGAATTGCTTGAATTGAATAGGGATGGTTTTAGTGACATTGAACAAAATACTAGCATTCTTCAGAAGAAAGTGGAGGGGTTACAGAAGCAACTGGGGCAGGATCCTACTAACCTGGCTTTGATACAACAGGAGTATGAGGCTTCTCAGGAGCTTAAATAG